The proteins below come from a single Alnus glutinosa chromosome 9, dhAlnGlut1.1, whole genome shotgun sequence genomic window:
- the LOC133878434 gene encoding L-ascorbate oxidase homolog, with translation MGDVTLLLLLCLSVTAFVCGEDPYLFFRWNVTYGTISPLGVPQQAILINGQFPGPNINSTTNNNIVLNVFNNIDEPFLLTWSGIQNRKNSWQDGVLGTMCPIQPGTNYTYHFQVKDQIGSYIYYPTTAMHRVAGAFGGLRVNSRLLIPVPYADPEDDYTVLIGDWYTKSHSMLRKFLDSGRSLGRPDGVLINGKSAKGNGKDKPLFTMKAGKTYKYRICNVGVKNSLNFRIQGHAMKLVEMEGSHTVQNTYQSLDVHVGQCFSVLVTADQKPKDYYVVASTRFTKSVLSGKGIIRYIGGKGPASPEILEAPVGWAWSLNQFRTFRWNLTSSAARPNPQGSFHYGAINITRTIKLVNSANKVDDKLRYAVNGISHIDPPTPLKLAEYYGIADKVFKYDTIPDDPQARGAPKVTSAPVVLNMTFRNFIEIIFENHEKSIQSWHLDGYSFFAVAIEPGRWTPERRRNYNLLDAVSRHTVQVFPKSWAAILLTTDNAGMWNIRSEIAERRYLGQQLYASVLSPARSLRDEYNIPDNALLCGLVKDLPKPPPYSI, from the exons atgggAGATGTGACGCTTTTGTTGCTTTTGTGCCTCTCTGTTACGGCATTTGTCTGCGGTGAAGACCCTTACCTCTTTTTCAGATGGAATGTCACCTATGGAACCATTTCTCCGCTTGGAGTCCCCCAACAAGCCATTCTCATCAACGGTCAATTTCCCGGACCTAACATTAACTCCACCACTAACAACAACATTGTCCTTAATGTCTTCAACAACATTGATGAGCCATTCCTGTTGACATG GAGCGGCATCCAAAATAGGAAGAACTCGTGGCAGGATGGAGTGCTTGGAACCATGTGCCCTATTCAACCTGGGACGAACTACACCTATCACTTCCAAGTCAAGGACCAAATTGGAAGCTACATCTACTACCCCACCACCGCCATGCATAGGGTAGCTGGTGCCTTCGGTGGTCTGCGCGTGAACAGTCGTTTGCTCATTCCTGTCCCGTATGCTGATCCTGAGGATGACTACACTGTCCTCATTGGTGACTGGTATACTAAGAGCCACTCCATGCTCAGGAAATTCTTGGATAGTGGTCGCTCCCTTGGTAGGCCGGACGGTGTCCTCATCAATGGCAAATCTGCCAAGGGCAATGGCAAGGATAAGCCCTTGTTCACCATGAAGGCTGGCAAAACCTACAAATACAGGATCTGCAATGTTGGGGTTAAGAATTCCCTCAACTTCAGAATCCAAGGCCACGCCATGAAACTGGTTGAGATGGAGGGCTCTCACACAGTCCAAAACACATACCAATCCCTTGACGTGCACGTAGGGCAATGTTTCTCAGTTCTTGTCACTGCTGACCAAAAGCCGAAGGACTACTACGTGGTGGCCTCCACCCGGTTCACCAAGAGCGTGCTTAGCGGTAAGGGTATTATACGCTACATCGGCGGAAAGGGCCCAGCCTCACCTGAGATCCTTGAGGCCCCTGTCGGTTGGGCCTGGTCCCTCAACCAATTCCGAACATTCCGTTGGAATCTCACTTCCAGTGCTGCCAGGCCCAACCCTCAGGGCTCTTTCCATTACGGTGCCATTAACATTACCCGCACTATCAAGCTCGTGAACTCCGCCAACAAGGTTGACGACAAGCTTCGTTATGCTGTCAATGGCATCTCCCACATTGACCCTCCCACCCCACTGAAGCTGGCCGAGTACTATGGAATTGCGGACAAGGTTTTCAAATACGACACCATCCCTGATGACCCACAAGCTCGAGGTGCACCCAAAGTCACTTCGGCACCGGTTGTGCTGAACATGACTTTCCGTAACTTTATCGAGATCATCTTTGAGAACCATGAGAAGAGCATCCAATCATGGCATTTGGATGGATACTCCTTCTTCGCAGTCGC cATTGAGCCCGGGAGGTGGACCCCAGAACGCCGAAGGAATTACAATCTTCTTGACGCTGTAAGCAGGCATACAGTCCAGGTCTTTCCCAAATCGTGGGCAGCGATCCTGTTGACAACCGATAATGCCGGAATGTGGAACATAAGGTCCGAGATAGCGGAGAGGCGCTACCTCGGACAACAGCTCTATGCTAGCGTTCTCTCTCCTGCACGCTCGCTCAGGGACGAGTACAACATTCCAGACAACGCCTTGCTCTGTGGCCTCGTCAAGGACTTGCCCAAGCCC